The Triticum aestivum cultivar Chinese Spring chromosome 3A, IWGSC CS RefSeq v2.1, whole genome shotgun sequence genome includes a region encoding these proteins:
- the LOC123063529 gene encoding uncharacterized protein, protein MMLPEGHGLHPREDGKKRFFNLSSGVFVRPRLPLLRDHIVLCSADGLLLLVRPRQYTQGNRLCLLHPFTGDVVELPENLPLPADITLPANLRAHLPINMFAAVCTSPDGVLGVMVAFQNTPFVLFASTRRGVEFICLTLLPTCKPIIIQRKTLHVAGADICGWLGTKYSSVRPTLAREFNDIRFSFVLFLVAKLVATCPADKFQSPELVECDYEILVVGYREGGEILIYRLADLAQGKFVPVKSIGGNALLIDTKRNLTFSFSAVPIITGDIIVLANPPLAKYILQYDPSSNTWSSRVRGCAKHGCSMECCTCSLIDHMCNTCRCVSKWNKGGGIIDPARWNNNHFIANNIGWHI, encoded by the exons ATGATGCTGCCCGAGGGGCACGGGCTCCATCCCCGTGAAGACGGCAAGAAACGTTTCTTCAACCTGTCAAGTGGAGTTTTTGTCCGCCCTCGGCTCCCTCTTCTCAGAGACCACATCGTCCTCTGCTCAGCAGATGGCCTGCTCCTCCTCGTGCGGCCGCGGCAATACACCCAGGGCAATCGGCTGTGCCTCCTCCACCCCTTCACCGGTGACGTTGTGGAGCTCCCGGAAAACCTACCTCTGCCGGCGGACATAACTCTCCCAGCAAACTTGCGAGCACACTTACCAATCAATATGTTTGCCGCTGTGTGCACGAGTCCGGATGGAGTCCTCGGGGTCATGGTCGCGTTTCAGAATACACCCTTCGTACTCTTTGCTAGTACAAGACGTGGGGTGGAGTTTATCTGCCTTACACTTCTACCCACATGCAAGCCCATTATCATTCAAAGGAAAACTTTACATGTTGCAGGAGCAGATATCTGTGGTTGGCTGGGAACTAAATATTCTTCAGTTCGACCCACCTTGGCAAGAGAATTCAACGATATCAGGTTTAGCTTCGTCCTCTTTCTTGTCGCCAAGTTAGTTGCCACATGTCCGGCGGATAAGTTCCAATCGCCCGAGCTTGTAGAATGCGACTATGAGATCCTGGTGGTTGGCTATAGAGAAGGTGGAGAGATTCTCATTTACAGATTAGCAGATCTTGCCCAAGGAAAGTTTGTCCCAGTAAAAAGCATCGGTGGAAATGCTCTTTTGATTGATACTAAAAGGAACCTGACTTTTAGTTTCTCAGCGGTGCCTATCATCACGGGTGATATCATTGTGCTTGCGAATCCTCCCCTTGCTAAATATATTTTGCAATATGACCCCAGCAGCAATACCTGGTCATCAAGAGTTAGGGGATGTGCAAAACATGGTTGTAGCATGGAGTGCTGTACTTGTAGCCTCATTGACCATATGTGTAATACATGTCGCTGTGTTTCTAAGTG GAATAAAGGTGGTGGAATAATCGATCCGGCCAGGTGGAACAATAATCATTTCATTGCCAACAATATTGGATGGCATATCTAG